The Acanthopagrus latus isolate v.2019 chromosome 6, fAcaLat1.1, whole genome shotgun sequence genome includes a region encoding these proteins:
- the cpne1 gene encoding copine-1 isoform X1 yields the protein MAVVIRLQGLPIVAGTMDIRHFFSGLTIPDGGVHIVGGEHGEAFIVFATDEDARLGMMRTGGSIKGSKVSLLLSSKTEMQNMIELSRRRFEAGAGAVETAASTAGNANRQVAAPIPTVQPGAGGRSGSHGNQGFSNTPASVTAASSSQEPPNIKAVSSVVPSFPNSYSSAPTITTALASLNAGPPPIPPLPSMPSMPPMPSLPTIPVPPPVSSLPPVPTVSQLSQGPPVPPMSHLPHMSSLPPFNPSLPPPAGLGSGLPLGTPNPMLFNPLSPLASLGLQAHMKAAAAASGAGAINPDEMFVLLQNLPFSCSEVDVRSFFRGLGVDGVRLLRDGQGRPSGRAMVKFFSPQDSYEAVKRGGGMMGQRFIEITPGSERQWISLNDGTTGNAPHNSIKSNNESQDQQHRRGNAGAGGRDQRGRSRSPHRQEFCVYLKGLPYEADKKQIKDFFNNLAIIEDSVYIAYGPNGRATGEGFLEFKTEQDYKTALGAHMQYMGTRFIQVHPISRKGMLEKIDTIRKREASQGDGKNQDGSKAPRNCAHITNIPYNVSKKDVRAFLEGVGLYEDTLKVLTDSHGNGLGQAIFQLRTEEDARKAERLHRQKLNGRDAFVHLVTFDQMKEIERNPPPQNKRGQRNQNQLNQNQNQHQSQHQQAQPSPQQPQINPFAGISGEEFNFLRNTMGNLNSAPFVSPFSAPGNGLAGPPPLPPLAAGLGDVNLGVAPPLVAGLPGAPILEPPGFRPGAAGGAPFSQDGLRGLAPFDTANTKGGRGGQNRGGGANNNQGRPGGGATGGQQVFSPGPDGLRNQPTPGGTNNPNGQRGTAGPTIVKLQNMPFTVTVDEIMDFFYGYQVLPGSVCLQFSEKGLPTGEAMVAFQNHEEATAAVMDLNDRPIGARKVKISLG from the coding sequence ATGGCGGTAGTCATCAGGCTGCAGGGTCTGCCCATAGTGGCCGGCACCATGGACATCAGACACTTCTTCTCTGGCCTCACCATCCCTGACGGGGGAGTGCACATCGTGGGGGGTGAGCATGGCGAGGCCTTCATCGTTTTTGCCACTGATGAGGATGCTCGGCTGGGGATGATGCGTACAGGTGGGTCCATTAAGGGCTCCAAAGTGTCACTGTTGCTAAGCAGCAAGACAGAAATGCAGAATATGATTGAACTCAGCCGCCGCAGGTTTGAGGCTGGGGCAGGCGCTGTGGAAACAGCTGCATCTACAGCAGGAAACGCAAACCGACAAGTGGCTGCCCCCATACCCACAGTTCAGCCAGGCGCGGGTGGGAGAAGCGGTAGCCATGGAAACCAGGGTTTTAGTAACACCCCAGCCTCAGTAACAGCAGCAAGCTCATCCCAAGAGCCACCAAACATCAAGGCAGTGTCCAGTGTAGTGCCCAGTTTCCCAAACAGCTACAGCTCCGCCCCCACAATCACCACAGCTCTGGCATCACTCAATGCGGGCCCCCCACCCATCCCTCCACTTCCAAGCATGCCTTCTATGCCACCCATGCCATCACTGCCCACCATTCCAGTTCCTCCCCCTGTGTCCTCCCTTCCCCCTGTCCCTACTGTCTCCCAACTGTCCCAAGGACCTCCAGTGCCTCCTATGTCCCACCTCCCCCATATGTCCTCACTGCCTCCTTTCAACCCGTCCCTACCTCCCCCTGCAGGACTGGGCTCCGGCCTCCCTCTTGGAACCCCCAACCCCATGCTGTTCAACCCTCTTTCTCCCCTGGCCTCTCTTGGCCTCCAGGCCCATAtgaaggctgctgctgcagctagTGGAGCTGGAGCAATAAATCCTGATGAGATGTTTGTCCTTCTGCAGAACCTCCCCTTCTCCTGCTCAGAGGTAGATGTTAGGAGTTTTTTCCGGGGTTTGGGGGTAGATGGGGTTCGCCTGCTGAGGGATGGACAGGGCCGGCCATCTGGCAGGGCTATGGTGAAGTTTTTCTCGCCCCAGGACAGCTATGAAGCTGTGAAGAGGGGAGGTGGCATGATGGGCCAAAGGTTCATTGAGATTACTCCAGGCTCTGAGCGGCAATGGATCAGCCTCAATGATGGCACAACAGGCAATGCTCCTCATAATAGcatcaaatcaaataatgagTCACAGGACCAGCAGCACCGTCGGGGTAATGCTGGGGCAGGAGGAAGGGATCAGCGAGGAAGGTCAAGATCTCCCCACCGCCAGGAATTCTGTGTGTACCTGAAGGGCCTTCCCTACGAGGCAGACAAGAAACAGATAAAGGATTTCTTTAACAATTTGGCCATCATAGAGGATAGTGTCTACATTGCCTATGGGCCCAATGGGCGTGCCACAGGAGAGGGCTTCCTTGAGTTCAAAACAGAACAGGACTACAAGACTGCTCTGGGTGCACACATGCAGTACATGGGCACCCGCTTCATCCAGGTTCACCCAATCAGTCGGAAGGGCATGCTTGAAAAAATTGACACCATCCGCAAACGTGAAGCATCACAGGGTGATGGTAAGAACCAGGATGGCTCGAAAGCTCCAAGGAACTGTGCCCACATCACCAACATCCCTTACAATGTCTCCAAGAAGGATGTTCGTGCCTTCCTCGAAGGGGTGGGGCTTTATGAGGACACTCTGAAGGTTCTGACAGATAGTCATGGCAATGGTCTGGGCCAAGCTATTTTCCAGCTGCGGACTGAGGAAGACGCCCGCAAAGCTGAGAGACTGCACCGTCAAAAACTCAATGGCCGTGATGCTTTTGTCCACCTGGTGACCTTTGACCAGATGAAGGAAATTGAGAGGAATCCGCCCCCCCAGAATAAGAGAGGCCAACGCAACCAGAACCAGCTaaaccaaaatcaaaaccaaCACCAGAGCCAACATCAACAAGCCCAGCCCAGTCCCCAGCAACCCCAGATAAATCCATTTGCCGGCATTAGTGGTGAGGAGTTTAACTTTCTCAGAAACACCATGGGGAACCTCAACAGTGCCCCTTTTGTGAGTCCATTCTCAGCCCCAGGGAATGGGCTGGCaggccctcctcctctccctcctctggcaGCAGGGTTGGGGGATGTTAATCTAGGCGTGGCTCCTCCACTCGTTGCTGGTCTTCCTGGGGCTCCAATCCTGGAGCCCCCAGGATTTCGGCCAGGGGCTGCAGGAGGAGCCCCTTTCAGCCAGGATGGACTGAGAGGGTTGGCCCCCTTTGACACTGCCAACACtaaaggaggcagaggaggacagaatcGAGGAGGAGGGGCTAACAACAACCAAGGGCGTCCAGGGGGTGGAGCTACTGGTGGACAGCAAGTGTTCAGTCCTGGACCTGATGGTCTCCGTAACCAGCCAACCCCTGGTGGAACTAACAATCCTAACGGTCAACGTGGTACTGCTGGTCCTACAATTGTTAAGCTTCAGAACATGCCATTCACTGTAACTGTGGATGAGATAATGGACTTCTTTTACGGTTACCAGGTGCTACCAGGTTCAGTCTGCTTGCAGTTCAGTGAGAAAGGCCTACCAACTGGCGAGGCAATGGTGGCTTTTCAGAACCATGAAGAAGCCACTGCTGCTGTAATGGATCTGAATGACCGACCTATTGGAGCACGCAAGGTCAAGATAAGCCTAGGTTAA